In Gallaecimonas pentaromativorans, the following are encoded in one genomic region:
- a CDS encoding S9 family peptidase: MKKALIPLALSVVLSACATTQSSTQTPAAAAKPDYQVQTPATMRDASGHPTLEQIMSDPQWIARSPQQPFVGADGQVYFWQQRESSELYDLMTVKAGKVAKVADQDRYQHVDGGVWQNGRHAYSYQGNLYLQQQGQVRQLTGTSDSDSDPQFLSDGRIAFQRGNAIYTVDPASGLVRMLASVELKKQPEKLKEAKGYLETEQKKLLQWVDKKYYQDPKAQLAEEDKLQAADPTANPEPFYLGEGRRLVELSLSKDGSKLVVVTENDTPERADKDIMPNYLGRSGEIEVRQVRQRVAEWKPNPQVFTVIDLKTRAKKDLALSDLPGIDKDPLAKVREENRKAGYQVEPFKGPRAVHLIEDWSGHQLPIQWSDDGKLALMLEAEDNKDRWLVTADLKTGGLTTQHHLHDDAWVNYQFNDFGWLKNDSLWYQSEESGYSHLYLKPWGGKAKQLTHGAWEVHDPVLSADEQSIYFKGNVKHPGIYEVYKLDLASDTQTALTDLNGMTDFVLSPDNKELVLTHSKVLSPPELYSLNTSGGTPKQLTHTVSKAFEDSPWIAPKIVAIPSSHTQQPIYAKIYLPKNFDPAKHYPAVVFNHGAGYLQEVDMGWSDYFREFMFNSMLASQGYVVMDMDYRASEGYGRDWRTAIYRQMGTPEVQDLKDGVNYMASKYGVDKSRVGTYGGSYGGFLTFMSLYTAPDLFKAGAALRPVADWANYNAPYTANILNLPGNDPIAYHRSSPIYFAKNLQSQLLIMSGILDDNVFFQDSVRMVQHLIELHKTNHFSVAPYPVEHHGFRQPSSWLDEYQRIYNLMQQNLK, from the coding sequence ATGAAAAAAGCCCTGATCCCCCTGGCGCTATCCGTGGTGCTGAGCGCCTGCGCTACGACCCAAAGCAGCACCCAGACCCCCGCCGCGGCGGCCAAGCCCGATTACCAGGTACAGACGCCGGCCACCATGCGTGATGCCAGCGGCCACCCGACCCTGGAACAGATCATGAGCGACCCCCAGTGGATCGCTCGCAGCCCTCAGCAGCCCTTTGTTGGCGCCGACGGCCAGGTGTATTTCTGGCAGCAGCGTGAAAGCAGCGAGCTCTATGATCTGATGACGGTCAAAGCCGGCAAGGTGGCAAAGGTTGCCGACCAGGACCGCTACCAGCACGTCGATGGTGGTGTCTGGCAAAACGGTCGCCACGCCTACAGCTACCAAGGCAACCTTTACCTGCAGCAACAGGGCCAGGTACGCCAGCTGACCGGCACCAGTGACAGCGACAGCGATCCCCAGTTTTTGAGTGACGGGCGCATCGCTTTTCAGCGCGGCAATGCCATCTACACTGTCGACCCGGCCTCCGGCCTGGTGCGGATGCTGGCCAGCGTCGAGCTGAAAAAACAGCCGGAAAAACTCAAGGAAGCCAAAGGCTACCTGGAGACCGAGCAGAAGAAACTGCTGCAATGGGTAGACAAGAAGTACTACCAAGATCCCAAAGCGCAGCTGGCGGAAGAAGACAAGCTGCAAGCCGCCGACCCCACCGCCAACCCCGAGCCCTTTTACCTGGGTGAAGGCCGCCGTCTGGTGGAGTTGAGCCTGTCCAAGGACGGCAGCAAATTGGTGGTGGTGACCGAGAACGACACCCCGGAGCGCGCCGACAAGGACATCATGCCCAACTACCTGGGCCGCAGCGGTGAAATTGAAGTACGCCAGGTGCGCCAGCGGGTGGCCGAGTGGAAGCCGAACCCGCAGGTATTCACCGTTATCGACCTCAAAACCCGTGCCAAAAAAGATTTGGCCCTTAGCGATCTGCCCGGCATCGACAAAGATCCCCTGGCCAAGGTGCGTGAAGAAAACCGCAAGGCCGGTTACCAGGTCGAGCCCTTCAAGGGCCCCCGCGCCGTGCACCTGATTGAAGACTGGAGCGGCCACCAACTGCCCATCCAGTGGAGCGACGACGGCAAACTGGCGTTGATGTTGGAAGCCGAAGACAACAAAGACCGCTGGCTGGTCACAGCCGACCTGAAAACCGGCGGCCTTACCACCCAGCACCACTTGCACGACGATGCCTGGGTCAACTATCAGTTCAACGATTTTGGCTGGCTGAAAAACGACAGCCTCTGGTATCAGTCTGAAGAGTCTGGTTACAGCCACCTCTACCTCAAACCCTGGGGCGGCAAAGCCAAGCAGCTGACTCACGGCGCCTGGGAAGTGCATGACCCGGTGCTGAGCGCAGATGAGCAAAGCATCTACTTCAAGGGTAACGTCAAGCACCCCGGCATCTACGAGGTGTATAAGCTGGATTTGGCCAGCGACACCCAGACCGCGCTGACCGACCTCAACGGCATGACCGATTTCGTGCTAAGCCCGGACAACAAGGAGCTGGTGCTGACCCACTCCAAGGTGCTGAGCCCGCCGGAGCTTTACAGCCTCAATACCAGCGGCGGTACCCCCAAGCAGCTGACCCACACCGTCAGCAAGGCCTTTGAGGACAGCCCCTGGATAGCGCCCAAGATTGTGGCCATTCCTTCCAGCCACACTCAGCAGCCTATCTACGCCAAGATTTACCTGCCCAAGAACTTCGACCCTGCCAAGCATTACCCGGCGGTAGTGTTTAACCACGGCGCCGGCTACCTGCAAGAAGTGGACATGGGCTGGAGCGATTACTTCCGCGAGTTCATGTTCAACAGCATGCTGGCCAGCCAGGGCTATGTGGTGATGGACATGGATTACCGCGCCTCCGAGGGCTACGGCCGCGACTGGCGTACCGCCATCTATCGCCAGATGGGTACCCCCGAGGTGCAGGATCTCAAGGACGGCGTCAACTACATGGCCAGCAAGTACGGCGTGGACAAGAGCCGGGTAGGCACCTACGGCGGCTCCTATGGCGGCTTTTTGACCTTTATGAGCCTCTATACCGCGCCTGATTTGTTTAAGGCCGGTGCGGCGCTGCGCCCGGTGGCGGATTGGGCCAACTACAATGCGCCCTACACCGCCAATATCCTCAACCTGCCCGGCAATGACCCCATTGCCTATCACCGCAGCTCGCCCATTTACTTTGCCAAGAACCTTCAGAGCCAACTGCTGATCATGTCCGGCATCCTTGATGACAACGTGTTCTTCCAGGATTCGGTACGAATGGTTCAGCATCTGATTGAGCTGCATAAGACCAATCATTTCAGCGTGGCGCCCTATCCGGTGGAGCACCACGGCTTCCGTCAGCCTTCCAGCTGGCTGGACGAGTACCAGCGCATCTACAATCTGATGCAACAGAACTTGAAGTGA
- a CDS encoding M13 family metallopeptidase produces the protein MTKLSHLALAVALGMGLVACAQQTTDTAATPAPAVKEQKALSSGIELANFDKSISPKDDFYHYVDGTWLKNTPIPADKSNYGAFSKLYDDSQQALKTIIEEAAAKTNAAKDSNDQKIGDFYKSYMNTDLIEQLGLSPIQGDLNTIRDLDSHAGVSKEMGVLALQGVTLPFGFYVYADAKDSLKNAAYVDQSGLGLPNRDYYLDKSDKYQKIRDAYVQYVSDQLANAGFDNTEQRAKAVLALETQLAKAQWDKVKNRDPNATYNKEAAATLAKTLKTFYFDQYAEASGLDAAHDLIVGQPSYFEDFGKLFGKVPVDTWKSYMAFHLVDNYGNLLPKKIADRHFDFHGKLLSGTEEQSPRWKQAVDATDNVLGMMVGKEYVARNFKPEAKVRMEKLVNNILAAYGDSIKHLDWMSEDTKKAALVKLSKFTPKIGYPDKWKSYNGLEIKADELIGNYRRYAAFEYKDMLDKLSKPVDRSEWGMTPQTVNAYYNPVANEIVFPAAILQPPFFDMNADDAVNYGGIGAVIGHEIGHGFDDSGANFDGDGNLRNWWTTEDLKQFKERTGQLAAQYSSYYPYPDAHVNGSFTLGENIGDLGGLTMAYKAYHMSLDGKEAPVMDGFTGDQRFFIGWAQVWRRNYREAELRKRLNTDPHSPSQYRANGTVANLPAFYQAFDVKEGDKMYIAPDKRVKIW, from the coding sequence ATGACCAAACTGAGCCATCTGGCCCTGGCCGTGGCCCTCGGCATGGGCCTGGTTGCCTGTGCCCAGCAGACCACCGACACTGCAGCTACCCCGGCACCTGCCGTAAAAGAACAAAAAGCCCTGAGTTCCGGCATTGAGCTGGCCAACTTCGACAAAAGTATTTCCCCTAAGGATGACTTCTACCACTACGTCGACGGCACCTGGCTGAAAAACACCCCCATCCCTGCCGACAAGTCCAACTACGGCGCCTTCTCCAAACTGTACGACGACAGCCAGCAGGCGCTGAAAACCATCATCGAGGAAGCGGCGGCCAAAACCAACGCGGCCAAAGACTCCAACGACCAGAAGATCGGCGACTTCTACAAGTCCTACATGAATACCGATCTGATTGAGCAGCTGGGCCTTAGCCCCATTCAGGGCGATCTGAACACCATTCGCGATCTCGACAGCCACGCCGGCGTGTCCAAGGAAATGGGTGTTCTGGCTCTGCAAGGCGTAACCCTGCCATTTGGCTTTTATGTCTATGCCGACGCCAAGGATTCGTTGAAAAACGCCGCGTACGTCGACCAATCCGGCCTGGGCCTGCCCAACCGCGACTACTACCTGGATAAATCCGACAAGTACCAGAAGATCCGTGACGCCTACGTGCAGTACGTGTCTGATCAACTGGCCAACGCCGGTTTTGACAACACCGAGCAGCGTGCCAAGGCGGTACTGGCCCTGGAAACCCAACTGGCCAAGGCCCAGTGGGACAAGGTGAAAAACCGCGACCCGAACGCCACCTACAACAAGGAAGCGGCCGCTACCCTGGCCAAAACCTTGAAAACCTTCTACTTCGACCAGTATGCCGAGGCCTCCGGCCTGGATGCTGCCCATGACCTCATCGTTGGCCAGCCTTCCTACTTTGAAGATTTCGGCAAGCTGTTTGGCAAGGTACCGGTTGATACTTGGAAGTCCTACATGGCCTTCCATCTGGTCGACAACTACGGCAACCTGCTGCCCAAGAAAATTGCCGACCGCCACTTCGATTTCCACGGCAAACTGCTGTCCGGTACCGAAGAGCAATCCCCCCGTTGGAAGCAAGCGGTAGACGCCACCGACAACGTACTGGGCATGATGGTGGGCAAGGAGTACGTGGCTCGCAACTTCAAGCCTGAAGCCAAAGTGCGCATGGAGAAGCTGGTCAACAACATCCTGGCCGCCTATGGCGACTCCATCAAGCACCTGGACTGGATGAGCGAAGACACCAAAAAGGCCGCTTTGGTCAAACTGTCCAAGTTCACGCCCAAAATCGGCTACCCCGACAAGTGGAAGTCCTACAACGGTCTGGAAATTAAGGCTGACGAGCTGATCGGCAACTACCGCCGTTATGCTGCCTTTGAATACAAAGACATGCTGGATAAACTCAGCAAGCCGGTTGACCGCAGCGAGTGGGGCATGACGCCGCAAACCGTTAACGCCTACTACAACCCGGTTGCCAACGAAATCGTGTTCCCGGCCGCCATCCTGCAGCCGCCGTTCTTCGATATGAACGCCGACGACGCCGTTAACTACGGTGGTATCGGTGCCGTTATCGGCCACGAAATCGGCCACGGCTTCGACGACTCCGGCGCCAACTTCGACGGCGACGGCAACCTGCGCAACTGGTGGACTACCGAAGATCTCAAGCAGTTCAAAGAGCGTACCGGCCAGCTGGCTGCGCAGTACTCCAGCTACTACCCGTACCCCGATGCCCACGTTAACGGCAGCTTCACCCTGGGTGAAAACATCGGTGACCTGGGTGGCCTGACCATGGCCTACAAGGCTTATCACATGAGCCTGGACGGCAAAGAAGCCCCGGTGATGGACGGCTTCACCGGCGACCAACGCTTCTTTATCGGTTGGGCCCAGGTGTGGCGCCGCAACTACCGCGAAGCGGAGCTGCGCAAGCGTCTCAATACCGACCCCCACAGCCCAAGCCAGTACCGCGCCAACGGTACCGTGGCCAACCTGCCGGCCTTCTACCAGGCGTTTGACGTCAAAGAAGGCGACAAGATGTACATCGCACCCGATAAACGTGTGAAGATCTGGTAA